The genome window CGCGGTGCTGCAGTGCGTGGCGGTGTTCGTGGTCGCCTGGCTGGTGGCCCTGCCGTTCACGTCGGCTTCGGCGCTGCCCGGCCTGGCATCGGCGGTCACCAGATCGACGGTTCTGCGCACGGTGGACTCGGTGATGCCCGACGCGGCCAAGCAGCTGCCGTCGGAGCTGCGCGAGATGCTCGGCATGAGCGGTTTCCCGGAGGCGCTGGAGCCGTTCTCGGAGACGCCGGTCGCCGCGATCGACCCACCGGACCCCGCCCTGGCCTCCAGCGAGGCCGTGCGCGACGCCCGGACGAGCGTGGTGAAGGTGCGTGGGCGTGCGGTTTCGTGCGCGCGGGCGCTGGAGGGCACCGGGTTCGTCATCGCCCCGCACCGGGTGATGACCAACGCGCACGTCGTCGCGGGCACCGACAAGGTCGCGATCGAGATCGGCCGCGGCGAGTTCGACGCCGAGGTCGTGCTGTTCGACCCGAACACCGACCTGGCCGTGCTGTCGGTGCCGGACCTCGACGCCGACGCGATGACGTTCAAGCAGGGCGCCCACCCGGGCGACAGCGTGATCGCGCTCGGCTACCCGCTGGACGGCCCGTACACGGCGTCACCGGGCCGCATCCGCGAGCGCATCCGGCTGCGCGGACCGGACATCTACGACTCGACGACCGTGGTCCGCGAGGTGTACACGGTGCGGGGCAAGGTGCAGAGCGGCAACTCGGGCGGTCCGCTGATCGACACGCGGGGCGACGTGGCGGGTGTCGTGTTCGGCGCCGCCGTTGACGACCCGGAGACCGGGTTCGTGCTCACCGCCGACGAGGTCGCCGACGAGGTGGCGGCCGCCCCGAGCCTGCACACGCCGGTCTCCACAGGGGACTGCACGGGCTGAGCGCGAGCCCCGCGACCACCGCGGTCAGGCGGAGGTCTTCTCCACTGCCTTGTCCTCGCCGTTGCGGCGGGTGAGCTGCGCGGTGTCCTTCAGGCTCTCTATGGTCCGCTTCGGTGCCCGGATCTTGCGCACCCGCCGGTAGCCGAGCAGTGCGAAAAGGCCCGCCACCAGCAGCATGAACAGGAACACGATGCCGAAGGACGCCCACCGCCACAGGCCGAGCTGGGCGAGGCCCTCCGCGAGGGTGAAGAACAGGAAGAACATGCTGAAGCCGAGGACGCTGAGCGCCAGGATGAAGTAGACGCTGCCCTTGACGCCCTTCTTCACCTCGCCGGCGAGCTCGGCCTTGGCCAGCTCCATCTCGGAGCGGACCAGCGTGGACAGATGCGTCGTGGCGTCGCGGACCAGCGCACCGACGGACTGGCCGTTGTCGGGACCGGTGCCCTCCTCGGACAGCGGGATGGAGGTGACGGCCGACCAGCCCGCACCGTCACGGCTGCCATTGGGGTTCTTCGCGGCGCTGTTCACGTACCTCATCGTGCCACGCTCGATCAGGCGGGTACCGATCGACTCGCGGTGTGTTACCCGCGAGTGACATCGCCGCAGGCGGCCCCGTCAGGCCGAGGCGTCGCCGTTGCGCACCTTGCGGCCCCTGCGCAGCATCATCACCGCCGCGAGCAGCGATGCGACAGCGGAGGCGATCAGCACCGCGGCCTTGGCCCGCTCGGCCGCGGCTCCCTCCAGCGACAGCTCGGCGATGAGCAGGCTCACGGTGAAGCCGACGCCGCCGAGCATGGCCAGTGCGCTGAGGTCCCGCCAGCTCACCCCGGCGGGCTTGGCACCGATGCCGATCTTCACCGCCAGGTAGGAGCTGCCGAAGATGCCGACGAGCTTGCCGACCACGAGCCCGACGACCACGGCGATGGCGACCCGGTCGTGGGTCATCGCGGCCAGCGCCTCCCCGTCGACCGGGACACCCGCGGCGAACAGCGCGAACACGGGAACGATCAGCCCTGCCGACCAGGGCTGGAGGCGGTGCTCCAGACGCATCGCGGGAGAGGCCGTCTCGTGCGGGTCGCGGTGCACCCGGGTCAGCAGGCCCAGCGCGACCCCGGCGATGGTGGCGTGGATGCCGCTGCTGTGCACGGCGATCCACGTCGCGACGGCCAGCGGGACGTACAGGAACGGCGTGGTGATCCGGCGCTTCTGCGCGTACCAGTAGACCGCGCAGAGCGCGGCCGCTGCGAGCAGTGCCAGCACGCTGAGGCCGGAGGTGAACAGCACCGCGATCACGACGATGGCGCCGAGGTCGTCGACCACGGCGAGGCTGAGCAGGAACACCCGCGCGGCGGTGGGCATCCACGACCCCGTCAGCGACAGCACGCCGAGGGCGAAGGCGATGTCGGTGGCGACCGGGATCGCC of Saccharopolyspora erythraea contains these proteins:
- a CDS encoding MarP family serine protease codes for the protein MNWVDLLVVLLALLAAASGARSGLITALFSFLGVIAGAVVGLKLAPLLLERLDSPSARIAFGVGIVVLLVAFGETFGMWAGRELRDRITSSKLTGVDNVLGAVLQCVAVFVVAWLVALPFTSASALPGLASAVTRSTVLRTVDSVMPDAAKQLPSELREMLGMSGFPEALEPFSETPVAAIDPPDPALASSEAVRDARTSVVKVRGRAVSCARALEGTGFVIAPHRVMTNAHVVAGTDKVAIEIGRGEFDAEVVLFDPNTDLAVLSVPDLDADAMTFKQGAHPGDSVIALGYPLDGPYTASPGRIRERIRLRGPDIYDSTTVVREVYTVRGKVQSGNSGGPLIDTRGDVAGVVFGAAVDDPETGFVLTADEVADEVAAAPSLHTPVSTGDCTG
- a CDS encoding phage holin family protein; this encodes MRYVNSAAKNPNGSRDGAGWSAVTSIPLSEEGTGPDNGQSVGALVRDATTHLSTLVRSEMELAKAELAGEVKKGVKGSVYFILALSVLGFSMFFLFFTLAEGLAQLGLWRWASFGIVFLFMLLVAGLFALLGYRRVRKIRAPKRTIESLKDTAQLTRRNGEDKAVEKTSA
- the nhaA gene encoding Na+/H+ antiporter NhaA — protein: MSKSARNRTRRNDDGQDGSARTFDFAAYLRTETVGGMVLLAATALALVLANSPAEPFYSGVRDFAIGPHFLHLDLTIGEWAKDGLLAIFFFVAGLELKRELVVGELADRKTATLPVVAALGGMIVPAGLAFAIGYGAPGAHAAWAIPVATDIAFALGVLSLTGSWMPTAARVFLLSLAVVDDLGAIVVIAVLFTSGLSVLALLAAAALCAVYWYAQKRRITTPFLYVPLAVATWIAVHSSGIHATIAGVALGLLTRVHRDPHETASPAMRLEHRLQPWSAGLIVPVFALFAAGVPVDGEALAAMTHDRVAIAVVVGLVVGKLVGIFGSSYLAVKIGIGAKPAGVSWRDLSALAMLGGVGFTVSLLIAELSLEGAAAERAKAAVLIASAVASLLAAVMMLRRGRKVRNGDASA